A region of Desulfuromonas sp. TF DNA encodes the following proteins:
- a CDS encoding glycosyltransferase family 2 protein, producing the protein MYKGKKIGAIIIAYNAEHTLEETVGLVPRDVVDYLAICDDGSTDRTREIGLSLGVDTFSHERNRGAGANTIRGFDVMLQRGDIDIAVLLHGDNQYDPARLPDVVDPVAEGRCDMVLGGRVNWSQGKMPVYKQAGNVFLTWVQNRIFGRDLFDYATGYKAVSREVLRTINYRENKENFEFDPQFNAQVLWHGFRVENVKVPTKYFDEASSVSFSKSVQYGFQTLKAAFAYGLYKRGLRMDYVNSLFKKVDNPCFHEVSVADKGPYLGFPEPQEQRLP; encoded by the coding sequence ATGTACAAAGGGAAAAAGATCGGCGCCATCATCATCGCCTATAACGCCGAACATACGCTCGAGGAAACCGTCGGTCTCGTGCCGCGCGACGTCGTCGACTACTTGGCGATCTGCGATGACGGAAGCACGGACCGTACCCGTGAAATAGGTCTCTCCCTCGGGGTCGATACATTCTCGCACGAAAGAAACCGCGGCGCCGGGGCGAATACGATCCGGGGCTTCGACGTCATGCTGCAGAGAGGCGATATCGATATCGCCGTGCTGCTGCATGGCGACAATCAATATGATCCGGCGCGGCTCCCCGACGTGGTCGACCCTGTTGCCGAAGGTCGCTGCGACATGGTCCTCGGCGGCCGCGTCAACTGGAGCCAGGGCAAGATGCCGGTCTACAAGCAGGCCGGAAACGTATTCCTGACCTGGGTCCAGAACCGCATCTTCGGCCGGGATCTTTTTGACTACGCGACCGGCTACAAAGCGGTATCGAGGGAAGTTCTGAGAACCATCAACTACCGGGAGAACAAGGAAAACTTCGAGTTCGACCCCCAGTTTAACGCCCAGGTGCTGTGGCACGGCTTCCGGGTCGAAAATGTCAAGGTGCCGACCAAGTATTTCGACGAAGCCAGCTCGGTCTCCTTTTCCAAGTCGGTCCAGTACGGTTTCCAGACCCTCAAGGCGGCGTTCGCTTATGGCCTCTATAAACGGGGCCTGCGGATGGACTATGTGAACAGCCTCTTTAAAAAAGTGGATAATCCCTGTTTTCATGAAGTCTCAGTGGCTGACAAGGGACCTTACCTGGGCTTTCCGGAGCCCCAAGAGCAAAGACTGCCTTGA
- a CDS encoding DegT/DnrJ/EryC1/StrS aminotransferase family protein — translation MIIPMAKPSMGQQELKLVEEVFASGWLGEGHWTGEFEKEIARYTGAEHVVAVNTGTSALHLALHALGIGPGDEVILPSMTFVSDPQAVIMCGAKPVFCDIDAKTLNIDPNKIEALLTRQTKAVMPTDFAGLPSDVRSIRGIVGENIRIIRDASHSFGSKVNGKVVGIHDGEDATCFSFDPIKSLTCGEGGAVLLRDAALAEGMSSQKMLGIVRSSWLGFSQKKVEDRRVVQEGFRYHMSNINAAIGLAQLKKFKTFIRNRQKLARRYDELLAGNLHVGIFERDYDSIVPFMYVVRVAAEAQEGLINHLVKNGIHAGLRYFPCHLQPFFEHAGTELPVTEQLAREMLSIPLFSSLHLSGVKSIVAEINSYFR, via the coding sequence ATGATCATTCCCATGGCAAAGCCCTCTATGGGCCAGCAGGAGTTGAAACTCGTCGAAGAGGTGTTTGCCAGCGGCTGGCTGGGGGAGGGCCATTGGACCGGGGAGTTTGAGAAGGAGATTGCCCGCTATACCGGCGCCGAACACGTGGTTGCCGTCAATACCGGGACTTCAGCCCTCCACCTGGCTCTGCATGCCCTGGGGATCGGTCCGGGCGATGAAGTTATCCTGCCCTCGATGACGTTTGTCAGCGATCCCCAGGCTGTCATCATGTGCGGAGCCAAGCCGGTCTTCTGTGATATCGACGCGAAGACACTCAATATCGATCCGAACAAGATAGAGGCGTTGCTGACACGACAGACGAAAGCCGTCATGCCTACGGATTTTGCAGGCCTGCCCAGTGATGTGCGTTCAATCCGCGGGATCGTCGGCGAGAATATCAGGATTATCAGAGATGCCAGCCATTCCTTCGGTTCAAAAGTCAACGGTAAAGTCGTCGGCATTCATGATGGAGAAGATGCAACCTGCTTCAGTTTCGACCCGATAAAGAGCCTGACCTGCGGTGAGGGTGGTGCGGTTCTGCTCCGCGACGCCGCTCTGGCTGAAGGCATGAGTTCGCAGAAAATGCTCGGCATTGTAAGGAGTTCCTGGCTCGGTTTTTCGCAAAAAAAGGTAGAAGACCGGCGCGTGGTGCAGGAGGGCTTCCGCTACCACATGAGTAATATCAATGCCGCGATCGGCCTAGCGCAACTGAAGAAGTTCAAAACGTTCATCCGGAACCGCCAAAAACTGGCCAGACGTTATGACGAGCTTCTCGCCGGCAACCTTCATGTCGGGATATTTGAGCGTGACTACGACTCGATCGTGCCTTTCATGTATGTCGTCAGGGTCGCAGCCGAGGCACAGGAGGGGCTGATCAATCACCTGGTGAAGAATGGCATTCACGCCGGCCTGCGTTATTTCCCCTGTCATCTGCAGCCGTTTTTCGAACACGCCGGAACCGAGCTGCCGGTCACCGAACAACTGGCCCGGGAAATGCTGAGCATCCCCTTGTTCAGCAGCTTGCACTTGTCGGGAGTAAAGAGTATCGTGGCTGAGATCAACAGCTATTTTCGCTGA